Proteins encoded together in one Eublepharis macularius isolate TG4126 chromosome 2, MPM_Emac_v1.0, whole genome shotgun sequence window:
- the LOC129324262 gene encoding activated RNA polymerase II transcriptional coactivator p15-like: protein MPKSKKCVETASDDSGSEEEIEKDKKHKRKVIPSKPPEKKAKMAPKPAVESLSPDNSEENMFQIGKLCYVRVSLFKGKVDLREFYINKAGEMKPGRKRISFSAEQWIHLKEIISEIDAAVKKF from the coding sequence ATGCCTAAGTCAAAGAAGTGTGTGGAAACCGCCTCAGACGACAGTGGATCTGAAGAGGAGATTGAAAAAGACAAGAAGCATAAAAGGAAAGTGATACCTTCCAAGCCCCCAGAGAAAAAAGCAAAAATGGCACCCAAACCAGCCGTGGAAAGTCTGAGTCCAGACAATTCTGAAGAGAATATGTTCCAGATAGGGAAACTGTGTTATGTCCGAGTGTCCCTTTTTAAAGGGAAAGTAGACCTGCGGGAATTCTACATCAACAAGGCTGGAGAAATGAAACCTGGAAGGAAAAGGATTTCGTTTTCTGCTGAACAGTGGATACATTTGAAAGAAATAATTTCAGAAATCGACGCTGCTGTCAAGAAATTCTAA